Genomic segment of Candidatus Methylomirabilis sp.:
GCCGCTGCGTCATCTGCCACCGGCCGCTTCGCGAGGGGGAGGACCTCCGGTTCCCCTTCTGCTCGGAGCGATGCAAGCTGGTGGACCTGGGCCGGTGGCTGGGGGAGGCCTACCGGATTCCGGGGCCGCCGGCCGCAGGGGAGGCGGAGGCGGCGAGCCGGCGGGAGGAGGGCGAGGACGAGGCCGGCCAGGGCGA
This window contains:
- the yacG gene encoding DNA gyrase inhibitor YacG — its product is MPARIRRCVICHRPLREGEDLRFPFCSERCKLVDLGRWLGEAYRIPGPPAAGEAEAASRREEGEDEAGQGDVSWPGTTGGGG